In one Candidatus Nitronereus thalassa genomic region, the following are encoded:
- a CDS encoding 2Fe-2S iron-sulfur cluster-binding protein, whose product MPRITFIHSQGKSGEVPENLTVLEAAEMLGFPMEHDCGGNASCSTCRVEVMVGGEHLSEIDFEEQDLLDREALTEPYHRLSCQAKIHGDVMVQVPEEKWGTTESVKEESETSQS is encoded by the coding sequence ATGCCGCGTATCACCTTTATTCACTCGCAGGGAAAAAGCGGAGAGGTGCCGGAAAACCTCACCGTTCTCGAAGCCGCCGAAATGTTGGGCTTTCCCATGGAACATGATTGTGGGGGTAATGCCTCGTGTTCCACCTGTCGGGTAGAGGTCATGGTGGGTGGCGAGCATTTATCAGAAATCGACTTTGAAGAACAAGACTTATTGGATCGGGAAGCGCTCACGGAGCCGTATCACCGATTAAGTTGCCAGGCCAAAATTCATGGCGATGTGATGGTCCAAGTTCCCGAAGAAAAATGGGGAACGACGGAATCCGTCAAAGAAGAAAGCGAAACGTCTCAGTCGTAA
- a CDS encoding 6-carboxytetrahydropterin synthase: MNVQARVTRRYRFCAAHRLHAQELSDDVNRKVFGKCNNLHGHGHNYTVLVTVKGDIDPQTGEVTDITRLDDLVNTKIVERFDHRHLNHDRAFQDVVTTGENLAKFIWDELVEEIPVGQLAKIGLIETRDNYFEYQSD, translated from the coding sequence ATGAATGTCCAAGCACGTGTGACTCGTAGATATCGTTTTTGCGCGGCCCACCGGCTCCACGCCCAAGAACTGTCCGATGATGTCAATCGAAAGGTGTTTGGGAAATGCAATAATCTCCATGGGCATGGACATAATTACACGGTTCTGGTAACGGTGAAGGGCGATATCGATCCTCAGACCGGCGAAGTGACGGATATCACTCGTTTGGATGACTTGGTGAACACGAAAATTGTTGAGCGGTTTGACCATCGGCATCTCAATCATGACCGGGCCTTTCAAGATGTGGTCACGACTGGGGAAAATCTCGCGAAATTTATATGGGATGAACTTGTTGAAGAGATTCCGGTGGGACAATTAGCCAAAATTGGATTAATCGAAACTCGGGATAACTATTTTGAATATCAAAGCGATTAA
- a CDS encoding PAS domain S-box protein: MSLTLLISTGICLVALVVSITLVRRLKDWRMGLFSLFLAFMALRQGLALVVETENWTVVLFSNPEEIPGLLVSGLAFTAVLYLRTFINEQVAKGEALRASEIRYQDLYENAPDMFVSVDAKTGRVLQCNQTLVSSTGYTKQEIVDRPVFDLYHPDSLEDARQAFHTFSSTGEVRDAELQLKRKDGTTIDVLLNVSSIRDEQGRIIQSRSVWRDITSRKRVEMTLRETENMTQQILDATTDLVLVKDPLSRILWANKAFQSYYGMTNAELKDLMDAPFNDPHNTEQYLEDDQRVFETGQTQFIQEEHVTRHDGEIRLFQTIKSPIFGENDQVAMLVAVARDITEHKQAQRALQESERFAYSTMDALSAHICVLDEVGTILTINESWKQFGLGNGLLSKQFTVGDNYLQVCEQATGDCSEEAWTVARGIRSVIQGLQQNFSWVYPCHSPTERRWFVVKVTRFPGQGPIRVVVAHENLTESKLAEEALRESEERYRTLVEHSPYCIHEINLDGALVSMNRAGLRMLRLDNEKDVLGRPYLDFVGEQDQGRIGALLDQALQGTSCTFEFWTSARACFQASFVPILDSGGRVEKIMGLTQDISEQKQIEGTFRTLVQGTASQVGEAFFDVLIEQIALALGVRFALVTELILENPPRLRSLGCWNEKLMGDSFQYDVSGTPCQEVLKEGLVYYPKGVRGLFPADTDLQDINAEAYLGISLKGSEGKPIGHLCIVNDDNLSDVARAQSILNIFGARAAAELERMRAENENARTLAQLRDLTGQLSSAQEQERKRIARELHDEFGQALTGLNFDLTWMMKQLDKTSDFLSKQDILTKFHSMSSTVVSIIQSVRRIASSLRPAVLDDLGLVEALESEFREFHQRTGIQCVVNIEQAVRDEGEDIGGEVATALYRISQEFLTNALRHSRASRVEVVLANTDEALVLILRDNGSGITTEQITNSRSLGILGMKERAISVGGQFQISGSPAKGTEVKVRIDRKIPSQSSNEN; this comes from the coding sequence GTGAGTTTGACCCTTCTGATATCGACAGGCATCTGTCTTGTGGCCTTGGTCGTATCCATTACCCTGGTGCGACGACTCAAAGATTGGCGTATGGGGTTGTTTAGTCTTTTCCTGGCCTTCATGGCACTGCGACAGGGTTTGGCTCTTGTGGTAGAGACAGAAAATTGGACGGTGGTGTTATTTTCCAACCCTGAAGAAATTCCCGGGCTCCTGGTAAGTGGTTTAGCCTTTACGGCTGTGTTGTACCTTCGAACATTTATTAATGAACAAGTCGCCAAGGGGGAGGCGCTTCGTGCGTCGGAGATCCGATATCAGGACCTCTATGAAAATGCTCCTGATATGTTTGTCTCGGTCGATGCCAAAACTGGGCGGGTTCTTCAATGTAACCAAACGTTAGTTTCCTCCACGGGCTATACCAAGCAGGAAATCGTGGACAGGCCAGTCTTTGACCTATATCACCCCGATTCGTTGGAAGACGCGCGACAGGCTTTTCACACCTTCTCTTCCACAGGAGAGGTCAGGGATGCCGAACTGCAGTTGAAGAGGAAAGATGGAACCACAATCGACGTGCTGCTGAACGTGTCTTCTATTCGTGATGAACAAGGACGCATCATCCAAAGCCGATCGGTGTGGCGGGATATCACTAGTCGCAAGCGAGTCGAGATGACGCTCCGAGAAACTGAGAACATGACTCAACAGATCTTAGATGCGACGACCGATTTGGTACTCGTAAAAGATCCCTTGTCAAGGATTTTATGGGCGAATAAAGCCTTTCAATCATATTATGGAATGACGAATGCGGAGCTAAAGGATCTGATGGATGCCCCCTTCAATGATCCCCACAATACAGAACAGTATCTTGAAGATGATCAGAGGGTATTTGAGACAGGACAGACCCAATTCATTCAAGAGGAACACGTGACTCGTCATGACGGGGAAATCCGACTGTTTCAGACAATCAAGTCTCCCATTTTTGGGGAAAATGACCAGGTCGCCATGCTCGTCGCGGTGGCCCGTGATATTACAGAACATAAACAAGCCCAAAGGGCCCTACAAGAGTCCGAACGGTTTGCCTATTCCACGATGGATGCTTTGTCGGCCCATATCTGCGTGCTTGACGAAGTAGGCACCATCCTCACCATCAACGAAAGTTGGAAACAGTTTGGTCTAGGAAACGGCCTTCTTTCCAAGCAGTTTACGGTTGGAGATAACTACTTGCAGGTGTGCGAACAGGCCACGGGAGACTGCTCTGAAGAGGCATGGACAGTAGCCCGAGGCATTCGATCGGTGATACAGGGGTTGCAACAGAACTTTTCCTGGGTCTACCCATGTCATTCACCCACTGAACGGCGATGGTTTGTCGTCAAGGTGACACGTTTCCCGGGGCAGGGTCCCATCCGGGTGGTCGTGGCCCATGAGAATCTTACAGAAAGTAAATTAGCCGAAGAAGCATTGAGGGAAAGCGAAGAGCGTTATCGAACATTGGTGGAGCATTCCCCCTATTGTATCCATGAAATCAATCTTGATGGCGCATTGGTGTCGATGAATCGGGCAGGACTTCGCATGTTGCGACTCGATAATGAAAAGGATGTATTGGGGAGACCCTATTTGGATTTTGTGGGGGAACAAGATCAGGGAAGAATTGGGGCGCTACTCGATCAAGCATTACAGGGAACTTCCTGCACCTTCGAATTTTGGACAAGCGCTAGAGCCTGTTTTCAAGCCTCTTTCGTTCCCATTCTGGATTCCGGCGGAAGGGTGGAAAAAATTATGGGTCTGACCCAAGACATTTCTGAACAAAAACAGATAGAGGGAACCTTTCGAACGCTTGTACAGGGTACTGCGTCCCAGGTGGGAGAAGCTTTTTTCGATGTGTTGATTGAGCAAATCGCCCTCGCCCTTGGCGTTCGCTTTGCTCTAGTTACCGAACTCATTCTGGAAAATCCTCCTCGGTTACGGTCGCTTGGTTGCTGGAATGAAAAATTAATGGGGGATTCCTTTCAATACGATGTTTCCGGTACCCCTTGCCAGGAGGTACTGAAAGAGGGATTGGTCTATTACCCAAAAGGCGTGCGTGGCTTGTTTCCGGCTGATACAGATCTTCAAGACATTAATGCGGAGGCCTATCTGGGCATATCTCTGAAGGGATCAGAAGGAAAACCCATTGGTCATCTATGTATCGTAAATGACGATAACCTTTCCGATGTCGCTCGTGCACAATCCATTTTGAACATTTTTGGTGCTAGGGCCGCAGCCGAATTGGAACGGATGAGGGCAGAAAATGAGAATGCCAGAACATTGGCCCAATTGCGTGATTTAACTGGACAATTATCCTCGGCTCAAGAACAGGAACGAAAACGAATTGCTCGGGAGCTCCACGACGAATTCGGCCAGGCGTTAACTGGTTTAAATTTCGATCTGACATGGATGATGAAACAATTGGATAAGACGAGTGATTTTCTTAGCAAACAGGATATCCTCACCAAGTTTCATTCCATGTCATCCACGGTGGTGAGTATCATTCAATCAGTCCGGAGGATTGCCAGCTCGCTTCGACCTGCAGTTCTTGATGATCTCGGGTTGGTCGAGGCGTTAGAAAGTGAGTTCCGGGAATTTCACCAACGGACAGGCATTCAGTGTGTTGTGAACATTGAACAAGCGGTTCGTGACGAGGGTGAGGATATTGGGGGGGAGGTTGCCACAGCTCTGTACCGAATTTCCCAGGAATTCCTGACCAATGCCTTGAGACATTCCCGGGCTTCCCGGGTGGAGGTCGTGTTGGCGAATACCGATGAGGCCTTGGTGCTAATTTTGAGGGATAATGGATCAGGTATCACGACCGAGCAAATTACTAATTCGCGTTCGTTAGGCATCCTCGGGATGAAAGAGCGGGCCATCAGTGTGGGGGGGCAGTTTCAAATCTCTGGCAGCCCTGCAAAGGGTACTGAGGTGAAGGTAAGGATTGATCGTAAGATTCCTTCCCAATCATCAAACGAGAACTAG
- the mdh gene encoding malate dehydrogenase, protein MSRQKITIVGAGNVGGSAAQRLAEREGYAIALVDIVEGLPQGKALDLAQAGAVCGYDSEIVGTNNYDATANSDVVVITSGMARKPGMSRSELLEKNTKIVRSVVQEIVPRSPSAVLVIVSNPLDAMTHVAHRVSGFPKERVVGMAGVLDSARFSTFIAQELNVSVLNVHAMVLGGHGDAMVPLVRYTTVSGRPVDQWMSKEKLEEIVTRTRSGGAEIVNLLKTGSAFYAPAAAAVEMVEAIIKDEHKVLPCAARCEGEYGLKGTYMGVPVRLGKNGVEEILEYELTAEEKSAFDTSAKGVQELCDEVDGILDAG, encoded by the coding sequence ATGAGTCGACAGAAAATCACCATCGTCGGAGCAGGAAATGTGGGTGGGTCGGCCGCGCAACGGCTGGCTGAAAGGGAAGGGTACGCCATCGCTTTGGTCGATATCGTGGAAGGGTTGCCCCAAGGGAAGGCCCTCGACTTGGCACAAGCCGGGGCCGTGTGTGGGTATGACTCTGAAATTGTAGGAACTAACAATTATGACGCGACCGCCAATTCAGATGTTGTGGTGATTACTTCGGGCATGGCACGAAAGCCAGGCATGAGCCGGTCCGAGTTGCTTGAAAAGAATACGAAGATCGTTCGTTCGGTAGTGCAGGAAATCGTGCCCCGTTCTCCGTCGGCCGTATTAGTCATTGTTTCCAACCCACTGGATGCGATGACCCATGTGGCTCATCGAGTGAGTGGCTTTCCAAAAGAGCGCGTGGTTGGGATGGCCGGGGTGCTGGATTCAGCTCGCTTTAGTACGTTTATTGCTCAAGAATTAAACGTGTCGGTTCTGAACGTTCATGCGATGGTACTTGGCGGTCATGGGGATGCCATGGTGCCCTTGGTTCGCTACACCACCGTCAGTGGCCGGCCTGTGGACCAATGGATGTCCAAAGAAAAGCTTGAGGAAATCGTGACACGGACGCGTAGCGGCGGAGCCGAAATTGTGAACCTTCTGAAGACCGGAAGTGCTTTCTATGCGCCTGCGGCCGCTGCTGTGGAAATGGTCGAGGCAATCATTAAGGATGAGCACAAGGTCCTTCCTTGTGCGGCACGATGCGAAGGTGAGTACGGCTTAAAGGGTACCTATATGGGAGTCCCCGTTCGTCTTGGAAAAAATGGGGTGGAAGAAATTTTAGAATATGAGTTAACGGCGGAAGAAAAGTCCGCCTTTGACACATCGGCCAAAGGCGTCCAAGAACTATGTGACGAGGTGGATGGAATTTTGGATGCGGGTTGA
- the folE gene encoding GTP cyclohydrolase I FolE, with amino-acid sequence MNRKSSTHQSSARNAASKQVKGKLGRVARVSETGQSTNLEGLITQLLTVLGEDPKRSGLEETPKRVAKAFSFFTKGYQENVDDLVNGALFPIDYDEMVIVRNIDFFSLCEHHLLPFFGKCHVGYIPDKKVVGLSKIPRIVDVFSRRLQVQERLTVQIAETLQAKLKPVGVGVVVEARHLCMMMRGVEKQNTLAVTSHMLGAFRKQQQTREEFLKLIGPSPN; translated from the coding sequence ATGAATCGTAAATCCTCCACTCATCAATCCTCTGCCCGCAATGCTGCATCGAAACAGGTCAAAGGAAAGCTTGGTCGAGTGGCCAGAGTTTCCGAGACGGGGCAATCCACGAACCTGGAAGGGCTTATCACGCAACTTCTCACGGTGCTAGGCGAAGATCCTAAGCGTAGTGGGTTGGAAGAAACCCCAAAACGGGTTGCCAAAGCCTTTTCCTTTTTTACCAAGGGCTATCAGGAAAATGTGGATGATCTGGTCAATGGGGCGCTGTTCCCGATTGATTACGATGAAATGGTGATCGTGCGTAACATTGATTTTTTCAGTTTGTGTGAACATCATCTCTTACCGTTTTTTGGGAAATGCCATGTCGGTTATATTCCCGATAAAAAGGTCGTGGGGTTAAGTAAAATTCCTCGGATCGTGGATGTCTTTAGCCGTCGCCTTCAAGTTCAAGAACGGCTCACGGTCCAAATTGCAGAAACCTTGCAGGCAAAATTAAAACCTGTTGGTGTGGGAGTGGTCGTTGAGGCGCGTCATTTATGCATGATGATGCGAGGTGTCGAAAAACAAAATACCTTGGCGGTGACCAGCCATATGCTCGGAGCTTTTCGTAAACAGCAACAAACCCGTGAGGAATTTCTTAAACTCATTGGCCCTAGTCCAAATTAG
- a CDS encoding di-heme oxidoredictase family protein: MAPATSTPWKSAVFVCALVTLVADPILAQETDVTQTPNAANAGIKKSLEDEIGEGRGDNSIPGSSLYLIQRDPFRSIARGRNLFQRKFTVSQGFGPRTGDGVGDIETELSIGAGLVDSCAGCHGRPRGSAGFGGNVFTRPDSRDAPHLFGLGLVEMLGDEITTDLRNIRSLAIQRAQEQGAPKTLRLKSKGISFGKIIGHPDGTVDTSEVEGVNPDLRVRPFFHHGGTISIREFVVGALNAEMGLEAFDPDLANAAAGQRVVTPSGMVLDGSLDAIEAPPVFSESDDADLDGVANEIPVSLVDHLEFYLLNYFKPGTYQPASSRRTRSDRLEPSSIRKGQRLLENIKCTSCHIPNLTIEKDRRVADVKTVYDRRGVFNQLFATAIPLFTENQDGLGLPSLKSPGGQPFVVENFYSDLKRHDLGPNFYERQFDGSVTKEFVTEPLWGVGSTPTYGHDGRSINLREVILRHGGEAKKSRDRFARLNSGQQGAVLEFLESLVLFGPPDTASNLDPGNPDDPGFPQSGHGSIKLSVLFNDPTDPE; this comes from the coding sequence ATGGCACCTGCAACCTCCACACCGTGGAAGTCAGCTGTTTTTGTCTGTGCGCTGGTGACGCTTGTTGCCGATCCTATATTGGCGCAAGAAACAGATGTGACTCAAACCCCGAATGCCGCGAATGCGGGAATCAAGAAGTCTTTGGAAGACGAAATCGGAGAGGGACGCGGAGACAACAGCATTCCGGGAAGTTCCCTCTATCTTATCCAACGCGATCCCTTTCGATCCATTGCGCGCGGGCGCAATCTCTTTCAGCGAAAGTTTACAGTCAGCCAAGGTTTTGGCCCACGCACCGGAGATGGTGTCGGTGATATCGAGACGGAATTATCGATCGGGGCTGGTTTGGTTGATAGTTGTGCAGGATGCCATGGGCGTCCCCGTGGGTCGGCCGGCTTTGGCGGCAATGTCTTTACCAGGCCGGACAGCCGTGATGCCCCGCATTTGTTTGGCTTGGGCCTCGTCGAGATGCTTGGTGATGAAATCACGACCGATCTCCGAAACATTCGCTCCTTAGCCATTCAACGTGCGCAAGAGCAAGGTGCGCCAAAGACCCTGCGTTTGAAGAGTAAAGGCATAAGTTTTGGAAAAATTATCGGGCATCCCGATGGAACGGTCGATACGTCGGAAGTCGAAGGGGTGAATCCGGATCTTCGGGTTCGGCCATTTTTTCATCATGGCGGGACAATCTCGATTCGCGAATTTGTGGTCGGCGCCTTGAATGCAGAGATGGGACTAGAGGCGTTCGACCCGGATTTAGCCAATGCGGCTGCCGGGCAACGGGTTGTGACGCCTTCCGGTATGGTGCTTGACGGGAGCCTTGATGCGATTGAAGCACCGCCGGTTTTCAGTGAGTCAGATGATGCGGATCTTGATGGCGTTGCAAATGAGATCCCAGTCAGTCTGGTCGATCATTTGGAATTCTACCTGTTGAATTATTTTAAACCTGGCACCTATCAACCTGCTTCGTCTAGGCGCACGCGTTCGGATAGACTCGAACCATCTTCGATCAGGAAAGGGCAGCGGCTCCTGGAGAACATCAAATGCACGTCCTGTCATATCCCGAATCTCACCATTGAAAAGGATCGCCGTGTCGCGGATGTGAAAACGGTCTATGATCGTCGCGGGGTGTTTAATCAACTCTTTGCGACGGCCATTCCGCTGTTCACCGAAAACCAGGATGGCTTAGGATTGCCCTCGCTGAAGTCTCCGGGGGGGCAACCATTTGTCGTGGAAAATTTTTACAGTGACCTGAAGCGACATGACCTCGGCCCCAATTTTTATGAAAGACAATTCGACGGGAGTGTGACGAAGGAATTTGTTACAGAACCACTCTGGGGCGTGGGCTCGACCCCAACTTATGGACATGACGGCAGAAGCATCAATTTACGCGAAGTCATCCTTCGTCATGGCGGAGAAGCCAAAAAATCGAGAGATCGATTTGCCCGATTGAACAGTGGACAGCAAGGTGCGGTACTGGAATTTTTGGAATCTCTCGTACTGTTTGGGCCACCGGATACGGCATCCAACCTAGATCCTGGAAATCCCGATGACCCTGGGTTCCCACAGTCGGGCCACGGGAGCATTAAGTTGTCGGTTCTTTTTAACGACCCGACTGACCCCGAATAA
- the purE gene encoding 5-(carboxyamino)imidazole ribonucleotide mutase: MGSKSDWDVMRLASETLTQLGISNECRVISAHRAPDALFEYVTQAESRGLKVIIAGAGGAAHLPGVIAAKTTLPVLGCPLQSKALQGMDSLLSIVQMPKGIPVATLAIGEAGAANAGLFAAAILALSDSAIKQRLENYRKKQTEKVLADTHLKL, from the coding sequence ATGGGAAGTAAAAGTGACTGGGACGTCATGCGTCTCGCCAGCGAAACACTCACACAACTGGGCATTTCCAATGAATGCCGGGTCATTTCCGCGCATCGTGCACCTGATGCGCTGTTTGAATACGTCACCCAAGCAGAATCACGGGGTCTGAAAGTCATCATTGCGGGGGCCGGCGGTGCAGCCCATTTACCGGGAGTCATTGCCGCTAAAACGACGCTGCCAGTCCTGGGGTGCCCCTTGCAATCCAAAGCACTCCAGGGGATGGATTCCCTTTTGTCGATTGTCCAAATGCCCAAGGGCATTCCCGTCGCGACATTGGCAATTGGCGAAGCAGGCGCGGCCAATGCAGGACTGTTTGCCGCGGCCATTTTGGCGTTATCCGATTCTGCAATTAAACAACGGCTGGAAAACTATCGAAAGAAACAAACGGAGAAGGTGTTAGCGGATACCCACTTAAAATTGTAA
- the nuoF gene encoding NADH-quinone oxidoreductase subunit NuoF: MTNNNHLRLLQPLEGNPWNIEAYCQKGGYEAWQRCLRENNPDSVISTLKRASLRGRGGAGFPTGLKWEKVFHHRSAERYFVCNAGEHEPGTFKDRHLITHSPHQLIEGCLIASFTVGAKESFIYLNAEFTEARANLEKAMGEARERGFLGKNILGSGVNLEIEIYDGHGSYVAGEETAMLESMQGRPAQPKQKPPFYPTDFGLHGKPTLVNNVETLSHVPHILRNGPEWFTQVGPEQSPGTMLFSLSGAVNRPGVYELPLGTSLRHLIEECGGGVPNGKKVKAVFPGGPSFAMIGPDQLDLHMDFDSLKKAGTGLGSAGVIVVDDATCMVRQTLKLSSFFREESCGQCPPCYIGTENLEELVKKIEEGQGTQQDLDRIMQISGYIKGTGFCTLVTGASVLVQNSLRLFRSEFDAHVANHACPFAPAPV, translated from the coding sequence ATGACCAATAATAATCACCTACGTCTGCTTCAGCCATTGGAAGGAAATCCTTGGAATATCGAGGCCTATTGCCAGAAGGGTGGCTATGAGGCCTGGCAACGATGTCTGCGAGAAAATAACCCGGATAGTGTTATTTCCACACTCAAGCGGGCATCTTTGCGAGGACGGGGTGGCGCCGGATTTCCCACTGGTTTGAAATGGGAAAAGGTGTTTCATCATCGAAGTGCTGAACGGTACTTTGTCTGTAATGCTGGAGAGCACGAGCCGGGAACTTTTAAAGATCGGCATCTGATTACCCACAGCCCTCATCAGTTGATCGAGGGATGCCTAATCGCTTCATTTACTGTGGGGGCCAAAGAATCCTTTATATACTTGAATGCGGAATTTACCGAGGCTCGGGCCAATCTAGAAAAAGCCATGGGTGAGGCCAGGGAACGAGGATTTCTGGGAAAAAATATTCTCGGTTCCGGGGTGAACCTGGAGATTGAAATTTATGATGGGCATGGCAGTTATGTCGCAGGAGAGGAAACCGCCATGCTGGAATCGATGCAGGGCCGGCCTGCGCAACCTAAACAAAAACCACCGTTTTATCCTACGGATTTTGGGCTTCATGGGAAACCCACACTTGTCAATAATGTCGAAACCCTGTCGCATGTTCCTCATATTCTTCGAAATGGACCGGAATGGTTTACCCAAGTTGGGCCAGAACAAAGCCCGGGTACGATGCTCTTTTCCTTGAGCGGAGCCGTGAATCGGCCTGGTGTTTATGAATTACCTCTGGGAACATCTCTTCGTCACCTCATTGAAGAATGTGGCGGCGGTGTCCCCAATGGGAAAAAAGTCAAAGCCGTGTTCCCTGGAGGTCCATCGTTTGCCATGATCGGACCGGATCAATTGGATCTTCATATGGATTTTGATTCGTTAAAGAAAGCCGGAACCGGGCTCGGATCAGCGGGCGTCATAGTGGTGGATGATGCGACGTGCATGGTGAGACAAACCTTGAAGCTCTCGAGTTTTTTTCGTGAAGAAAGCTGTGGACAATGTCCGCCATGTTATATTGGAACTGAAAATTTGGAAGAATTGGTCAAAAAAATTGAAGAAGGACAAGGGACTCAGCAAGATCTTGATCGTATCATGCAAATATCCGGCTATATTAAGGGCACGGGGTTTTGCACATTAGTGACCGGGGCTTCAGTTCTGGTGCAGAATAGTCTTCGCCTTTTTCGATCAGAATTCGATGCGCATGTGGCCAACCATGCTTGTCCCTTTGCGCCAGCACCCGTATAA